Proteins encoded together in one Impatiens glandulifera chromosome 1, dImpGla2.1, whole genome shotgun sequence window:
- the LOC124920923 gene encoding probable phosphoinositide phosphatase SAC9 codes for MDNDLVLEQTLSPLSTFLLAGFRLDGFSIIKPRVTHAPSPDLTSLTTFLDDRYISPAVLYIQVSSLQGQEPQDMMSVAEYRLPEVKPGTAMYFDFPRPLQTQRISFRLVGDVTAFADDPADHQEDPDFKGSPFAAGVSLSNKIKLYYYADPYEVGKWASLSAI; via the exons ATGGACAATGATCTTGTACTTGAACAAACTCTGTCCCCTCTTTCAACTTTTCTGCTAGCAGGATTTCGTCTAGATGGTTTCTCCATAATTAAACCGCGAGTAACTCATGCGCCTTCCCCAGATTTAACTTCATTGACGACGTTTCTTGATGACAGATATATCTCTCCAGCTGTATTATACATTCAAGTATCGTCTCTCCag GGCCAGGAGCCACAAGACATGATGAGTGTGGCTGAGTATCGATTGCCAGAGGTCAAACCGGGGACAGCAATGTACTTTGATTTTCCTAGACCGTTACAAACTCAACGAATCTCATTCAGACTTGTAGGAGATGTAACTGCTTTTGCAGATGATCCTGCAGATCATCAAGAGGATCCTGATTTTAAAGGTTCTCCTTTTGCAGCAGGAGtgtctttatcaaataaaataaagttgtaTTATTATGCCGACCCATATGAAGTCGGGAAATGGGCCAGCCTTTCTGCCATTTAA
- the LOC124910383 gene encoding probable phosphoinositide phosphatase SAC9, giving the protein MITSSTELSGPEKTNSRNTVPRHVKLAFHNPVRCRIIWLTMHLQKVGSRSVNFRKDFNMVSLDEKAQLARCSSFGGVTKTQPCLHAKRIVVFGRPVSNDLDLPQPNGSNQINIKSWLDKPPRLNRFKVHSDSYKRFPFIQ; this is encoded by the coding sequence ATGATTACATCTTCGACAGAACTTAGCGGGCCAGAAAAAACGAATTCGAGGAACACTGTCCCTAGGCACGTTAAATTAGCCTTCCACAATCCTGTTCGTTGTCGAATCATTTGGTTGACAATGCATCTTCAGAAGGTTGGTTCAAGATCAGTTAATTTCAGAAAAGACTTCAATATGGTTTCTCTAGATGAAAAGGCACAGCTGGCTCGATGTTCATCTTTTGGAGGGGTGACCAAAACTCAACCGTGCCTTCATGCCAAAAGAATTGTAGTTTTTGGAAGACCAGTTAGCAATGATTTGGATCTTCCTCAACCAAATGGAtccaatcaaataaatattaagagcTGGTTGGATAAACCTCCTCGATTGAATAGATTCAAGGTTCATTCTGACTCCTATAAACGATTTCCTTTCATCCAGTAA
- the LOC124920914 gene encoding probable phosphoinositide phosphatase SAC9, which translates to MESPARRRETAVVVVTLDSDEVYIVVSLSTLTDTQIIYVDPTTGALHHNGILGHDVFSSQIEALEFVTNGFKWVCKSTVYAGAILGYAALGSIGLLLVATKLNASIPDLPGGGSVYTVIESQWIKVQLQNPQNQGKGEVKNVQELTELDIDGKHYFCETRDITRPFPSRMPLEQPDDEFVWNGWFSAPFKKIGIPQHCVILLQGFAEYRNFGSSGQQEGILALTARRSRLHPGTRYLARGLNSCYSTGNEVECEQLVWIPKKEGQSIPFNTYIWRRGTIPIWWGAELKMTAAEAEIYVSQRAPYKGSIQYYQRLSTRYDTRNLDVCVSESQNKNAMVPIVCINLLRNGVGKSEAILVQHFEESMNYIRSTGKLPFTRVQLINYDWHASTKLKGEQQTIEGLWILLKTPTVTIGISEGDYLPSLQRIMDCMGEVIMNVDVEGAFCLRSHQNGVIRFNCADSLDRTNAASYFGSLQVLMEQCRRLGISLDSDISSVYPPNNNSSGGYIAPLPPGWEKQYDTVTGKTIYIDHNTMTTIWDHPCPDKPWKRFDMTFEEFKKSTILSPVSQLADIFLLAGDIHATLYTGSKAMHSQILSIFTEETGTFKQFSAAQNMKITLQRRYKNAVVDSSRQKQMEMFLGLKLFRHLPSLALQPLNVLSRPPACLLKPVPTMFQISDGGASLLSFKRKDLIWVGSQDADVLEMFIYLGEPCHACQLLITVSHGADDSRFPSSVEVRTGRYLDELKLVAEGVFIPQCAHGTNILIPLPGPISPEDMAVTGGGARLHAQDTAAISLLYEYEELEGELDFLTRVVALTFYSAVSGKSPLTLGEVEVLGVSLPWKGILRNDSTLHDIEDDSQMTDSPTLSDLDTNHGATLTNETVSSPVHSDTSSSQRLDLVSGDNRISESISEPVITRNVHGDDSDIHNSLGQVRTNVNGRRTLAQIERPSEHAAQEYINCFKQLAGPNMEGKFGFAETMKLEIKRLHLYLSAAERNRALLSTGIDPATLNPNFMLDELYMRRLCKISDQLALLEHTSAEDKVISSIGLDTIDDDTAIDFWNIAGIGESCEGNICQVRAETGGTRLTSNSPSSQSFFVCSQCEKKVCKVCSAGRGAVLLESSNNSKGISSQGDVLTNHSAAGQDDVICKSCCNDIVLDALLLEYVRVLISKRRNDLSNKASEKALDHVIRSTLSPSPPKQRKQSLKQLLLDEEYSLAEFPFASFLYSVATATGSAPCLSLLSPLDSRSESLYWKAPPSVSSVEFAIVLGNISDVSGVFLLVSPCGYSMSDAPMVRI; encoded by the exons ATGGAGTCACCTG CTAGAAGACGGGAGACAGCGGTTGTGGTGGTTACACTTGATTCTGATGAAGTGTATATTGTTGTGAGTCTGTCTACTTTGACTGACacacaaataatatatgttgatCCAACAACTGGAGCACTTCACCATAATGGGATTCTTGGTCATGATGTTTTTAGCTCCCAGATTGAAGCCTTAGAATTTGTTACAAATGGATTTAAATGGGTATGCAAGAGCACAGTATATGCCGGTGCAATATTGGGCTATGCCGCTTTGGGGAGCATAGGCCTACTGCTTGTTGCAACTAAATTAAATGCCAGCATTCCAGATTTACCTGGTGGAGGCTCTGTATATACAGTGATAGAGAGCCAATGGATCAAAGTTCAACTTCAAAACCCTCAAAACCAGGGAAAAGGAGAAGTAAAGAATGTTCAGGAGTTGACTGAGCTTGATATCGATGGTAAGCACTACTTTTGTGAAACCAGGGACATCACCAGGCCATTTCCAAGCCGGATGCCTTTGGAACAACCAGATGATGAATTTGTTTGGAATGGTTGGTTTTCGGCGCCATTCAAGAAAATAGGGATTCCACAGCATTGCGTCATTCTTCTGCAG GGCTTTGCAGAGTATCGAAACTTTGGAAGTTCAGGTCAGCAAGAAGGAATACTTGCTCTCACCGCGCGTAGAAGCAGGCTGCATCCTGGCACTCGATACTTGGCAAGAGGCTTAAATTCCTGCTATAGCACTG GCAATGAGGTTGAGTGCGAGCAACTAGTATGGATCCCTAAAAAAGAAGGACAAAGCATCCCTTTCAATACATACATTTGGAGACGAGGTACCATTCCTATCTGGTGGGGTGCTGAGCTAAAAATGACTGCAGCAGAAGCAGAAATATATGTTTCCCAACGTGCTCCCTATAAAGGAAGTATTCAATATTATCAGAGGTTAAGTACACGATACGATACAAGAAACCTAGATGTATGTGTTAGTGAGAGTCAGAATAAAAATGCTATGGTTCCTATTGTATGTATTAACTTGCTTAGGAATGGGGTTGGAAAATCAGAGGCCATTCTGGTTCAGCATTTTGAGGAATCAATGAACTATATTCGTTCAACTGGTAAACTTCCATTTACCCGAGTTCAGCTGATAAATTATGATTGGCATGCCAGTACCAAACTAAAAGGTGAGCAGCAGACAATTGAAGGTTTATGGATACTTTTAAAGACACCCACAGTTACTATAGGTATTTCTGAGGGGGACTACTTGCCATCTCTTCAAAGAATTATGGATTGCATGGGTGAAGTCATCATGAATGTTGATGTGGAAGGTGCTTTCTGCTTAAGATCGCATCAGAATGGAGTGATACGCTTCAACTGTGCTGATTCACTGGATAGAACAAATGCCGCTAGTTATTTTGGTTCCCTCCAAGTTCTTATGGAGCAATGCAGACGGTTAGGGATATCACTTGATAGTGATATTTCTTCTGTTTATCCGCCAAACAACAATTCTTCTGGTGGATATATAGCCCCTTTGCCACCAGGCTGGGAGAAACAATATGATACAGTTACAGGGAAAACAATTTATATTGATCACAACACCATGACCACAATCTGGGATCACCCATGTCCAGATAAACCTTGGAAGAGATTTGATATGACATTTGAGGAGTTCAAGAAATCCACAATTCTGTCTCCTGTATCCCAACTAGCTGATATTTTCCTGCTAGCTGGTGATATTCATGCAACATTGTACACTGGTTCCAAAGCCATGCACAGTCAAATTTTAAGCATATTTACTGAGGAAACTGGAACATTTAAACAGTTTTCTGCTGCACAGAATATGAAAATCACACTCCAAAGAAGGTACAAAAATGCCGTTGTAGATAGCTCTCGCCAGAAGCAGATGGAGATGTTCCTTGGATTGAAGCTTTTCAGACATCTTCCGTCACTAGCACTTCAACCTTTGAAT GTTCTGTCCCGACCACCTGCTTGCTTGCTTAAGCCTGTTCCGACCATGTTTCAAATATCTGATGGTGGAGCCAGTCTTCTTAGTTTCAAGAGAAAGGATCTGATCTGG GTGGGTTCTCAGGATGCAGATGTGCTTGAAATGTTTATATATCTTGGGGAGCCTTGCCATGCTTGCCAACTTCTTATAACTGTTTCACATGGTGCAGATGATTCTCGTTTTCCATCATCTGTTGAAGTAAGGACAGGGCGCTATTTGGATGAGCTCAAACTTGTTGCTGAG GGTGTCTTCATTCCTCAATGTGCTCATGGGACAAATATATTGATACCTTTACCGGGGCCTATTAGTCCAGAGGACATGGCTGTCACTGGAGGAGGTGCACGTCTTCATGCCCAAGATACAGCTGCCATTTCATTATTATATGAGTACGAAGAATTGGAGGGAGAATTGGATTTTCTTACTAGAGTGGTTGCACTTACCTTCTATTCTGCTGTATCTGGAAAAAGCCCTTTGACACTTGGTGAG GTGGAGGTTCTCGGAGTTTCTCTTCCATGGAAAGGCATTTTGAGAAATGATTCAACATTAcatgacattgaagatgataGTCAGATGACAGACTCCCCCACTCTGTCCGATTTGGATACAAATCATGGTGCTACCTTAACCAATGAAACTGTGTCTTCACCTGTTCACTCGGATACATCTTCGAGCCAACGGTTGGATCTTGTATCAGGAGACAACCGGATTTCAGAATCCATTTCCGAGCCAGTGATTACAAGAAATGTTCATGGAGATGATAGTGATATACACAACTCCCTTGGCCAAGTTAGAACTAACGTAAATGGTAGAAGGACTTTGGCACAGATTGAGAGGCCTTCGGAACATGCTGCTCAAGAATATATCAATTGTTTTAAGCAGCTTGCTGGTCCAAATATG GAAGGAAAATTTGGTTTTGCTGAAACCATGAAACTGGAAATTAAAAGACTACATCTTTATCTTTCTGCTGCTGAGAGAAACAGAGCATTACTCTCTACAGGCATTGATCCTGCCACCTTAAACCCAAATTTTATGCTGGATGAATTATATATGCGAAGATTAtgcaagatttcagaccaactTGCTTTACTAGAGCACACGTCAGCTGAAGACAAGGTTATTTCTTCTATTGGTCTGGACACCATAGATGATGATACTGCCATAGATTTCTGGAATATTGCTGGCATAGGTGAGAGTTGTGAAGGTAACATTTGTCAGGTTCGTGCAGAAACTGGTGGTACTCGATTAACATCAAATTCACCATCTTCTCAATCATTTTTTGTGTGTTCTCAATGTGAGAAAAAGGTTTGCAAAGTCTGTTCTGCTGGAAGAGGAGCAGTTTTGCTGGAAAGTTCTAATAATTCAAAGGGTATATCAAGCCAAGGTGATGTACTTACAAATCATTCAGCAGCAGGTCAAGATGATGTCATCTGTAAAAGCTGCTGCAATGACATTGTTCTGGATGCATTGTTGTTGGAGTACGTGAGGGTCTTGATTAGCAAACGTAGAAATGATCTTTCAAATAAGGCTTCTGAGAAGGCTTTGGATCATGTTATAAGATCTACTTTGAGCCCATCTCCTCCTAAACAAAGAAAACAATCATTGAAGCAACTCCTACTTGATGAAGAGTACTCACTTGCTGAATTTCCTTTTGCCAGCTTTTTGTACTCA GTGGCAACAGCAACAGGCTCTGCTCCGTGTTTGTCACTGCTTTCACCTTTAGACTCAAGATCGGAGTCTTTGTACTGGAAAGCTCCTCCTTCCGTATCATCTGTTGAATTCGCCATTGTTCTTGGTAATATTTCTGACGTGTCAGGGGTGTTCCTACTTGTGAGTCCTTGTGGCTATTCCATGTCTGATGCTCCAATGGTGcgtatataa
- the LOC124921773 gene encoding protein FAM136A-like, whose protein sequence is MDDIAAAEERIVTERLRQKLNEVNTTAQTQLSVVQDHVKFTLQQAYFKCAYECFDRRKNTDEINNCVDYCSAPVLTAQNQIEDETAKFQERLNRSLMVCQDRYEADKVQNKVGAINVLESCVDQSVQDSIKTLPHIVGQLKASLSIIEPPANNI, encoded by the exons ATGGATGATATAGCAGCAGCTGAAGAACGAATTGTGACGGAAAGATTGAGGCAGAAGCTAAACGAAGTGAACACGACCGCCCAAACCCAGCTTTCAGTCGTTCAAGATCATGTTAAATTCACTCTTCAG CAAGCCTATTTCAAGTGTGCATACGAATGCTTCGACAGGAGGAAGAACACCGATGAGATTAACAACTGCGTAGACTATTGTAGTGCTCCTGTTCTCACAGCCCAGAATCAGATTGAGGATGAAACGGCTAAGTTTCAG GAAAGGTTAAATAGGTCTCTGATGGTGTGTCAAGATAGATATGAAGCAGATAAGGTACAAAACAAAGTAGGTGCTATAAACGTGCTGGAGTCATGCGTTGATCAATCTGTGCAAGACAGCATCAAGACATTGCCCCATATTGTTGGACAGCTCAAGGCTTCTCTTTCGATCATTGAACCACCGGCCAACAATATT TGA
- the LOC124922602 gene encoding protein IQ-DOMAIN 14-like: MVKKGSWFSAIKRVFTSNETEKKGSKEIKNDRSWKLKHGENKSFIPHFFFFFSREPTSIERILEEADEEEKKKLFVQQPHPPPRIVSFRLQYQHHQSATKIQSAYRAYMARRSFKALRGLMRLQRMVKGQNVEKQTINTMKMMQLLVRVQTQIQSLRMVPKEEGKSRLQKKVDRAMDKYPWWWNCLELGRKLPGPQPPPDHGSSMKNNIGIGFDNLFLLTLTPPSCSINSGFTMKRRSIKPRGGNEADDYAFDLHLLKDDNYSLSSCPRPYSVPNYMTSTISAKAKLRNSKLIRDSFLSPGMTTINNHSKKCSSMKVLDQHLLHAMGNTSIDSTISMPAVLFAGRRKPFNRFV; the protein is encoded by the exons ATGGTAAAAAAAGGAAGTTGGTTTTCTGCAATAAAGAGAGTTTTCACATCaaat gaAACAGAGAAGAAAGGGTCCAAAGAGATCAAGAATGATAGGTCATGGAAATTGAAACATGGAGAGAACAAATCATTCATTccccatttcttcttcttcttctccagaGAGCCAACCAGCATAGAAAGAATCTTGGAAGAAGCAGAtgaggaagagaagaagaaactgTTTGTACAACAACCTCATCCTCCTCCAAGGATTGTTTCTTTTAGACTGCAATATCAACACCACCAATCAGCTACTAAGATTCAATCAGCCTATAGGGCTTATATG gcaaggaggagtttcaaggCATTAAGGGGACTAATGAGACTTCAAAGAATGGTGAAAGGGCAAAATGTAGAGAAACAAACAATTAACACCATGAAGATGATGCAACTTCTTGTAAGAGTCCAAACACAGATACAATCATTAAGGATGGTACCTAAGGAAGAAGGAAAATCAAGGTTGCAGAAGAAAGTAGATAGGGCAATGGACAAATATCCTTGGTGGTGGAACTGTCTAGAACTCGGGCGAAAACTACCAGGTCCACAACCACCACCTGATCATGGGTCTTCCATGAAGAACAACATTGGAATTGGATTCGACAATCTCTTTTTATTAACTCTTACACCACCAAGTTGTTCCATAAACTCGGGTTTCACAATGAAGAGGAGAAGCATTAAGCCAAGAGGAGGCAATGAAGCAGATGATTATGCATTTGATCTGCATCTTCTTAAGGATGACAATTACAGTCTGAGTAGTTGCCCCAGGCCATACTCTGTACCAAATTACATGACATCTACCATCTCTGCCAAGGCTAAGTTAAGGAACAGCAAACTGATCAGAGATTCATTTCTATCTCCAGGGATGACTACAATTAATAATCATTCAAAGAAGTGCTCTTCCATGAAGGTTCTAGATCAACATCTTCTTCATGCTATGGGAAATACAAGTATTGACTCAACTATTTCCATGCCTGCAGTACTATTTGCAGGAAGGAGGAAACCGTTTAATAGATTTGTGTGA
- the LOC124921770 gene encoding uncharacterized protein LOC124921770: MQDPKHNSHSRKRWYQRAMDVATRWKTINPKPTEIPRAATNITMWKSSTISRSSSSSSSDLTNATVNNNNNVNSRQKMRRCTSLKLASSFTRVCLCAPIASSYTDVFQMEYVPPRRSYSYPRSKPPNYNNHNNNNIPIAQQQQLRGERRTTTMMISSARMSTSGSEGRRIFRGKSLTDDVLMRRFVVEEEAAMMQVRRRNEMDIIRRRASLIKRKRLGPSPLSRMVLAEELDEDVHEY; this comes from the exons ATGCAAGATCCCAAGCATAATTCTCACTCAAG AAAGCGTTGGTACCAAAGAGCAATGGATGTGGCAACGCGATGGAAAACAATTAATCCAAAACCAACGGAAATTCCACGAGCTGCTACAAATATCACAATGTGGAAATCGTCGACAATTTCtcgatcatcgtcatcatcatctaGCGACCTAACTAATGCAACcgtcaacaacaacaacaatgttAATAGTCGACAAAAAATGAGGAGGTGCACATCCTTAAAACTCGCAAGTTCTTTCACGCGTGTATGTTTGTGTGCCCCCATTGCTTCCTCTTACACCGACGTGTTCCAAATGGAATATGTTCCTCCAAGGAGGAGTTATAGCTATCCCCGATCAAAGCCaccaaattataataatcataataataacaatattccAATagcacaacaacaacaactacgGGGCGAGAGGAGGACAACGACGATGATGATAAGTAGTGCGAGGATGAGCACTAGTGGTTCCGAAGGAAGGAGGATTTTTCGAGGGAAGTCATTGACAGATGATGTCCTCATGAGGAGGTTTGTTGTCGAAGAGGAGGCGGCTATGATGCAAGTTAGGAGGAGGAACGAAATGGATATCATTAGGAGAAGAGCTTCCTTAATTAAGAGGAAGAGACTTGGACCTAGTCCTCTAAGTAGAATGGTTTTGGCCGAGGAATTAGACGAAGATGTTCATGAATATTAA